A region of the Apus apus isolate bApuApu2 chromosome 10, bApuApu2.pri.cur, whole genome shotgun sequence genome:
tttttctttaattttatatgTACTCAATCTCTTTTCATTCTTGAAAAGGTGGCAAATTGGCTAAAGTGGTTTATGTTGATTCACCCCTGCTGAGAAAAGAAATGACAGTAAGAGAGAGGAACCAGCTCTTCCATGAAATTCCAATGGACTTCCTAGCAACTAAAACATCTTATGTTTCAATGTCTGAAGTACCAATGGACAAACCAGCTGAAGACAACCTATTTCAGTGGGATGTATGTAGCCTCACaccttcttaaaaacaaaccaacccaaaaaccTATGTTAAAATTAATAAGTCACTTGTTCAGTGGTAATGAAGGAGAATTTAGGTTTCCTGTTGGTAGTCTCTCTACTGCTGAGTTATGGatcctgtgttttaaaatgtctgtctAGTTCCTCTAAATGCCTCTATCACTTTTCAACTTCAAATGTTTActgaattaaaatgaatttcAATTTTACAGTCTCTCATTTGTCATTAACTTACTCTGCTTCTTGGTTTggtgttggttggttttaatttattttttttcctccttatgtTAAGATGTCTTCTGATACCTACCAGCACCGAAAGATTCCTCTTCCAGATGACACAGGGATGGACTTTGATGATGATGTTACAGAACTGGAAACTTTCGGAGCAACTGCCAAGCTCTCAAGAAGTTCTAAAGCGGAAAGTACTTTTTCTACAGTTAGTAATACTGCTAAAGTTCTATCACATGGCctaaaaatggggaaaaaaacatccacCATAAACAGTACaagtgaagaagagaaaaaaaacatttttgagcaAGGGGATTTAGCATGTGCCAGTATGCAGCTTCCATCATTAGATGACATTCTCTGTGTCAGCTCTGAAGAAAATTTGTCTCATAAAAACTTTAATTCAGAAGAAGCAGGAGTGAAAAAAGCACAGCATGTCGTGACCAAAGAACTATCAGACAAtgatacaaaattaaatattttgtctaaTGCTGTTAGTGACAAGGAAGAGTCCGATGCTGCACAAAAAACTGAGATTTATGCTTCTTTATGCAGTAGTGACACAGATGAAGAGCGTTTGATAATTGATACAGAATGTGAAAAACCTGATAGTTGCAAACCAGCTGTACCAAATATACCTCATACCTCAGCAGAGACTACCAAATCACCTTCCCCCACCCAGATTCCACTAGCAAGTGTTACTGATTCCTCATCTACCAtggatcaggaaaaaaatgcctccAGAAAGCCTACAAGAAAGTTATCCAAAGAATTTGATCCTGTCGGacagattttgaaaatgcaaactGAACTTCTCAAGTCACCTTCCCAAAAATCACATGAGCAGCCAGCAGTGAGCTGTGATAATTCCAGTGCTGCACCAGCCCATGTACCTCAGTCTCCAAAACAGTTTCTCACCCCCAGCACAGAAACTGTGCCAGGCCCTGCCCCAAATCCCAGCATCTCATCTAGAAACACCTGGACTTGGCTTTTTCAGGGAGTGCCAAAGAGTAAGTAATTGTGTTCATTCTCTAAGAAGTGAGATTTCaagttttcagtaaaatttaatggaaaaacatttctctttaGCTCAAGGACATCCTAGTAATACATTTAGGGATGTGActtaatttattcttatttttaacaatGCCTTCACTTTTGAGAATTACAGTCCTGCACATGTAAGGGAGCATTTTGAGAGCTGTTTGTCCACAGAGATGAAtgtgaaatactgttttactttagagaaacaaaaagttGTTACACACAGGTTTTtaagcaaggaaaagaaaccaTTTGGTAACGAAATTAGTTACTTCTCTCACACAGTATACATTTATTCAAAGATGTACATAGATGTTACATGTATTTATTCATAGCACTACACTAATACTACTTGTAGTTTTGACACACATTTCCACTTATCTGCTGGACAAAAAACAGGATGGGTAAATTTTCAATAAATATCTGAAGCAGATTGGAGTTTATTCCTGTTTAGTTTAAAAGTTAAAGTATCTCTAAGGGATGCAGGGATGTTTGTTAGCCTACCTCTAACTGCACTTTTTGAGATCTAAATAAATTGAatgtttcttttgaattttCTCGTACTGGAATTGAAGTTGAAGTAAACTCACTTTGGAACAGAGACTCATGCTACCTTAAATGGGTCATGGCTCTCAGGAGATGGTCACTGTAAATaaattttctgtctcctttgtGCTGAGTGACTGTGCCTTAAAAACCAGCCTTTGAACTCTGTACAAGAGCAGAATCTCACAGCTCtgtgtaagaaataaaattattagaataaaatatgtgggatattttaaaattattctaaaagtGATAGtggatgtttttaaaatttaagggCTTTTTTTATGCATGAGTGACTTCTTGTGCCTAATGAGATTATTTTCACCCCAAAATTTTGGGAAATAAACCagattgtattaaaaaataataatttaaaaatctactGCAAGAGAAAAGAACTAATTAGCATTATGTTAAGGAATGTGCAAGCTTGTAAttttctgcttatttattttctataggGAAGCTGCCCAGTGAACTTCAGGTGCTTGAAGAAGACCCTTTAGATTATGAAGCACCTCAGGATGGCAACCTCGTGTATAAGCTATTCAGTCTGAATGATCTGTTGTTACTAGTGCGTTGCAGTGTACAAAAAGTGAAGTCATGGCCAccataccttaaaaaaaaaaaagctaaaaaggTACAGATTTTGCTGTAAGcttttttggtttgattttgttgggttggggttttttttaacagttgtgCTCAACTGGGATTCTCAGTCATTCGCAGCATTAGTGTTTTCACTGAAACAATTAGTACATTTAATTGTAACTCTACAGTGTGTGTCTTTAAGTATTTGCTGTAGGAAGAGTGAAGCATAACTTGTGATTTCTTTAAACCTACTTGAACAGAACATAAGCAAGTGTGATTTCTGCATTTGCTACAGCTGCATTACCGTAGCATGCGTGGGTATTTATACTCATGTAAACCAATGCAAATTTGAACTATTCTTAAAAGTGAATGGCCCAAGGCTCTGAGAATCTTCATGTTCATAAATACTTTCAAGCAGCATTCAGCCTTACTATTATGCCTAGTTAAGCAGAGAAACAGGAGAGGGAATGGACAGCAGAGCACACATTCAAAGATGAAAAGAGATTGTATTCGTTCTGCTTGATAAGATTATGGTACACATCTTAGCAAATCTTCTGTCTTAAGGAATAAAGTACTTTAAGGGCAAGTGTAATTCAAATATTTCTTGTAAcatcaggagaaagaaaacttactctggagtcctcagtaatttattattttgtcaaGAGTCCTcttaatcattaaaaaaatttggTGTGGCATCTCCTTCCCTAGAATACTAGAGTTATGGTAGGCAGGCATTCTGGCAGGTGCTCATGCATTGTTGAAATGGAAATAGATCTTTGTAACTGATGACTTGCTAAGATTCCATGCTCAGAATCTTATTCTGAAGAATTACCCTCTCTTTCCTATTGATCCACTGCTTATAAATACCTATGAATACCTGCTTAGTTTGTTAATCAGAAGCTGAGCActgttctttgtttgttttttttaaatttaaactgtGATTTGTCAGTAAGAGGcttgtattttctctgttaGTGTTGATATGCAAAGGTTAGCCTCTGATTTGAAATGAGAGTCCAAGCACTGGGTTCTAATTTCAAGTGAGATGCTGACAAGGGGAATAAATGGAAGGATTCCACTAATGATAAGCAGATCAGaaatgtaatgtattttttcttaaattcctGCAGAGGGCAGTAGAGCACAGAAGGGTGAACTTCAAATTAATTAGTGGTATGGAAAAATTACTTATTACTTGGAAAGGCTTGCCTAGgccatttggatttttttcccctatttcaCCTTCTTCTGTATAGGGTCTCTGTAGTCTGAAGTTTGTACTGTGGGTTTCATGGAATGTGAGCCATCACACACAATGTGAAATGTCTTTGTTGCTTCAGCTGTAGTAGAAGACTGATAATTATCAACTACAAAATGTAGTTCAATTGTGGACATTTTTTGGACAACGAgggctgatttttctttcatcccAACTTTTATAGGTTACTCCAATATTCCTGTTGCCAAAACTAGAATACCAAGCCTATTATGGTGTCGAAGCTCTTACAGAAAGTGAAGTATGTCAGTTGTGGACAGAAAGTATGTTGCATTCTGGATGCATATTTTATATTGGTAAGTTCATGTGTTGCCTTTTTGTTTAAGAAACGTGAATGTCTGAATATTTATACAATAATAGAAGAGGAAAGTATTTGTTAAAGGTATATTCCATATGTCTTTACTTATTTTAACTTTCTAACTTTCGTCTTCACTTTTATTTCTAAGTGCTTTGTCTAAAATTTCTGTTGGATGATGCATAAGGATCTTTTAACTTTGGTTTTAAATGAATACCATCCAGTAATCCTTGTTTTCAAGAActgaatttatttctctttcaaagaCAAATGTAGCTCTAAGCACGACTGAAGTTGTCTGAAGTTAGTAATCTTCATGACTTTTAAGTATCTTCGGTATTGGgggttttgttagtttttttaatgagcCATAAAACATGAATTATTGAAGGAGTGATTGAGCTTGCAGTATAGGAACAAtgtcaaacattatttttctttgaaaacaggCAGTAATGTTGATATTTCTATGCTGATGACATGTAGACAGAGAAGATACAAGAGAATGAGGGAAAAGAAGCTAAACCAAGTTCTGTCATTTAGAAATAAGAGAAATTACATTCTTTGAAAACAATATGTCTCATATCTACGGTactacaaataattttctggctttgcagaaatgaaattcctaaaaggaagagcaaaaatacagagggagaaaaataagtgaaaagaaaaatacatagcaTAAGTTTATTGAAAACTTCTTTCCGTAGCCATGATGTTTCTCAAGAGTTGTGAACACTCATcttaaacacattttccattATCCGTATCTAACTGATCCatgaaatttaatttcctaAGCTGTGATATGACTTAAAACATCCCTGCACAAGGGATGGTCTTGATTCATCTTGCCCTGTATCATGCACCAGATGGAAACAGGAGATAATGTAATAGAATCTGCGAATAAGAAGTAACACGCATTCAGTGAGAATGAAGCAGGAGACTACAAATCTCGTGTGGAAGAGTTGGCAGCTGTAattcaaagcacagaaaataaaaagacaaagcagGGATAAAGAGCATGGAAAAGTTGgcagaaaaatatcttatttgTAAAGGCCATTTATCCACATAAACCAAGCATGCTAGGAATGCAGCATTATAAGGAATGTTTCACTGACAAATGTCCTCGGAAAATCCTGTACTCATGTTAGtacaatgacattttaaaggTCAGGAAAGTTTGTCTGTTAGGATATGTGTGTTCTgtatataaatgaaaattatacATATAAAGAATGTAGTCAGATTATTTAAACAACCCTTAATATATGGAGAGCTCTCTGATACCCTTTATCTTGTAATTAGTAAGGTTTTAAACGGAAGATCTGCAACAAAGTGGTAGGTTAAAATGGATTTTAGAACATATCTGGCACTTGCTACTGAGTGAGGGCAATCCTGTTTGTGTCGTGAATGAATGTTCTGTGGTGGGAACTGTCTCACTTTCctgttgtagaaaaaaaaatatgttttatatgGTTGCTATGGCAGCAGTTGTGGCCTGTGCTTGCCTAACCTTTCCACTTGTGTACTGAATTACACTTTTGCTTTTGGTAGCTCACATCAGAATactatttcagaaatgctgagttttctctttcttaatttttacatACAATCTTTGGGTCTTATAGAACTATGAGGTTTATGTGAAATCTAATATGTTTGGGGTAGTAGTCTTGCTGACTGCATCAATCTTTGCTGTTCgtatttaaaggaaattatgtttctaaatttaaaaacagtatttgctgtggtttttcccttctcaaaaaaaaatcctcacaaaGAGATAATTATGCACATACTTCTCCATTTCTATTTATATCTTAACATAGGGTactgaagcatttcttcagttttttcttttgtgataaGCAGAAGAGTATACTGAATTGCACTGAAATTTAGCCTCTTGTAGAAAATTTTATCAACGCTTTTATTGACATTTGTAGAGTCATAAGCAGAGTGAGGAAATAGTGAAACTGTGGAGAGAGGGCTAATT
Encoded here:
- the ICE2 gene encoding little elongation complex subunit 2 isoform X2 encodes the protein MAAKGQLLAWDVSPKNGSEVFFSRDIYEKYSLGPSLSELWHLSNREAKKNVEALANSSESRQASGTQAADPVEVGAKSPADEHPFPEPRLPYPFTSCLTEKEQRTYLYLMAKYSKKINHFQVNATSQRELCMYLQMKEAVNNEIAEFMKFAQNAAKNCAQDYDVISEDALLYTEELFRACIGHVQKYPEFYTLQEIMSIMGGKFHTQLTFKLEKNLLVMDLSSDSNAEKLALKYCPQVVLSNQSLFTLLNNHGLNYKEQWEIPVCIKMIPVAGGKLAKVVYVDSPLLRKEMTVRERNQLFHEIPMDFLATKTSYVSMSEVPMDKPAEDNLFQWDMSSDTYQHRKIPLPDDTGMDFDDDVTELETFGATAKLSRSSKAESTFSTVSNTAKVLSHGLKMGKKTSTINSTSEEEKKNIFEQGDLACASMQLPSLDDILCVSSEENLSHKNFNSEEAGVKKAQHVVTKELSDNDTKLNILSNAVSDKEESDAAQKTEIYASLCSSDTDEERLIIDTECEKPDSCKPAVPNIPHTSAETTKSPSPTQIPLASVTDSSSTMDQEKNASRKPTRKLSKEFDPVGQILKMQTELLKSPSQKSHEQPAVSCDNSSAAPAHVPQSPKQFLTPSTETVPGPAPNPSISSRNTWTWLFQGVPKRKLPSELQVLEEDPLDYEAPQDGNLVYKLFSLNDLLLLVRCSVQKVKSWPPYLKKKKAKKVTPIFLLPKLEYQAYYGVEALTESEVCQLWTESMLHSGCIFYIGRIDAFTSNLIMLEKISPEALKEKLGLIKPANSLNILHHILKKVSDLQEGSYLLTHAAGDSSVAIYKSSLDKTTRASYNLHKAHCDLPTVPASLSVPWVPLDPSLPLPYHMIHGRVPCMFPPALQEAMWKQKMSGVKGQSDTLCEGKPVGTETKGKTAKPVRNQGVAAKKLKKNYCKQRMMKKKWKMKYNKIQLK
- the ICE2 gene encoding little elongation complex subunit 2 isoform X3; the encoded protein is MAKYSKKINHFQVNATSQRELCMYLQMKEAVNNEIAEFMKFAQNAAKNCAQDYDVISEDALLYTEELFRACIGHVQKYPEFYTLQEIMSIMGGKFHTQLTFKLEKNLLVMGTARHGKTDFSSMPVKLPTDYKTVMSIITPEKKASIMHSDLSSDSNAEKLALKYCPQVVLSNQSLFTLLNNHGLNYKEQWEIPVCIKMIPVAGGKLAKVVYVDSPLLRKEMTVRERNQLFHEIPMDFLATKTSYVSMSEVPMDKPAEDNLFQWDMSSDTYQHRKIPLPDDTGMDFDDDVTELETFGATAKLSRSSKAESTFSTVSNTAKVLSHGLKMGKKTSTINSTSEEEKKNIFEQGDLACASMQLPSLDDILCVSSEENLSHKNFNSEEAGVKKAQHVVTKELSDNDTKLNILSNAVSDKEESDAAQKTEIYASLCSSDTDEERLIIDTECEKPDSCKPAVPNIPHTSAETTKSPSPTQIPLASVTDSSSTMDQEKNASRKPTRKLSKEFDPVGQILKMQTELLKSPSQKSHEQPAVSCDNSSAAPAHVPQSPKQFLTPSTETVPGPAPNPSISSRNTWTWLFQGVPKRKLPSELQVLEEDPLDYEAPQDGNLVYKLFSLNDLLLLVRCSVQKVKSWPPYLKKKKAKKVTPIFLLPKLEYQAYYGVEALTESEVCQLWTESMLHSGCIFYIGRIDAFTSNLIMLEKISPEALKEKLGLIKPANSLNILHHILKKVSDLQEGSYLLTHAAGDSSVAIYKSSLDKTTRASYNLHKAHCDLPTVPASLSVPWVPLDPSLPLPYHMIHGRVPCMFPPALQEAMWKQKMSGVKGQSDTLCEGKPVGTETKGKTAKPVRNQGVAAKKLKKNYCKQRMMKKKWKMKYNKIQLK